The Miscanthus floridulus cultivar M001 chromosome 7, ASM1932011v1, whole genome shotgun sequence genome includes a region encoding these proteins:
- the LOC136462995 gene encoding cytochrome P450 734A2-like isoform X2: protein MGEQEMDAGGAGWLSWRAAAVAVAAWLALHVAARVADALWLRPRRLEAHFAAQGVRGPPYRFLLGSVKEMVGLMAEASSKPMSPPTSHNALPRVLAFYHYWWKIYGPTFLIWFGPTPRLTVAEPELVREIFLTRAEAFDRYEAHPVVRQLEGDGLVSLHGDKWALHRRVLTNAFYPDNLNRLVPHVGRSVAALAEKWRAMAAAAASGEVEVDVAEWFQVVTEEAITRATFGRSYDDGRAVFAMQGRLMAYASEAFRKVLVPGYRFLPTKKNWQSWKLDREIRRSLTRLIARRSAEAEAEEEEEVQAAGQSGGVFRDLLGAMINAGERKTPAAIPVSDMLEECKTFFFAGKQTTTNLLAWATVLLAMHPEWQERARREVLDVCGPDELPSKEHLPRLKTLGMIINETLRLYPPAVATIRRAKTDVRLSDGCLIPRDTELLIPIMAIHHDARFWGPDAAQFNPARFACGTARAAKHPLAFVPFGLGSRMCIGQNLARLEAKLTVAVLLQRFEMKASPNYVHAPTVLMLLYPQYGAPVIFRPRPAPAASS, encoded by the exons ATGGGGGAGCAGGAGATGGACGCGGGCGGCGCGGGCTGGCTGTCGTGGCGAGCGGCGGCGGTCGCCGTGGCCGCGTGGCTGGCGCTGCACGTGGCCGCGCGCGTGGCGGACGCGCTGTGGTTGCGGCCCCGTCGCCTAGAGGCGCACTTCGCGGCGCAGGGCGTGCGAGGCCCGCCGTACCGGTTCCTACTGGGGTCCGTGAAGGAGATGGTGGGGCTCATGGCGGAGGCCTCGTCCAAGCCCATGTCGCCGCCAACCTCCCACAACGCGCTGCCCCGCGTGCTCGCCTTCTACCACTACTGGTGGAAGATCTACG GACCGACCTTCTTGATCTGGTTCGGGCCGACGCCGCGCCTGACGGTAGCGGAGCCGGAGCTGGTGCGCGAGATCTTCCTCACGCGCGCGGAGGCGTTCGACCGCTACGAGGCGCACCCCGTCGTGCGCCAGCTCGAGGGCGACGGCCTCGTCAGCCTCCACGGCGACAAGTGGGCGCTCCACCGCCGCGTCCTCACCAATGCCTTCTACCCGGACAACCTCAAC CGGCTGGTGCCCCACGTCGGCCGGTCGGTGGCGGCGCTGGCGGAGAAGTGGCGCGccatggcggccgccgccgcgagcGGCGAGGTGGAGGTGGACGTCGCGGAGTGGTTCCAGGTGGTCACGGAGGAGGCCATCACGCGCGCCACCTTCGGGCGCAGCTACGACGACGGCCGCGCCGTGTTCGCCATGCAGGGCCGCCTGATGGCCTACGCCTCCGAGGCCTTCCGCAAGGTCCTCGTCCCCGGCTACCG GTTCTTGCCCACCAAGAAGAACTGGCAGTCGTGGAAGCTTGACAGGGAGATACGGCGGAGCCTGACCCGGCTCATCGCCCGGCGCagcgccgaggccgaggccgaggaggaggaggaggttcaGGCGGCCGGCCAATCCGGCGGCGTCTTCCGCGACCTTCTCGGCGCCATGATCAATGCCGGCGAGAGGAAGACCCCGGCGGCGATCCCGGTGTCGGACATGCTGGAGGAATGCAAGACGTTCTTCTTCGCCGGGAAGCAGACGACGACGAACCTCCTGGCCTGGGCCACCGTGCTCCTGGCCATGCACCCGGAGTGGCAAGAGCGCGCCCGCCGCGAGGTCCTCGACGTCTGCGGCCCCGACGAGCTCCCCTCCAAGGAGCACCTCCCGAGGCTCAAGACG CTGGGCATGATCATCAACGAGACGCTGCGGCTGTACCCGCCGGCGGTGGCCACGATCCGGCGCGCCAAGACGGACGTCCGGCTCTCCGACGGGTGCCTGATCCCGCGCGACACGGAGCTGCTGATCCCGATCATGGCAATCCACCACGACGCGCGGTTCTGGGGCCCCGACGCGGCCCAGTTCAACCCGGCCCGGTTCGCCTGCGGCACGGCCAGGGCCGCCAAGCACCCGCTGGCGTTCGTCCCGTTCGGGCTGGGCTCCCGGATGTGCATCGGCCAGAACCTGGCCCGCCTGGAGGCCAAGCTCACCGTGGCCGTCCTGCTGCAGCGGTTCGAGATGAAGGCGTCCCCGAACTACGTCCACGCGCCGACCGTCCTCATGCTCCTCTACCCGCAGTACGGCGCGCCGGTGATCTTCCGGCCACGTCCGGCGCCGGCAGCCTCATCATAG
- the LOC136462995 gene encoding cytochrome P450 734A2-like isoform X1, producing MGEQEMDAGGAGWLSWRAAAVAVAAWLALHVAARVADALWLRPRRLEAHFAAQGVRGPPYRFLLGSVKEMVGLMAEASSKPMSPPTSHNALPRVLAFYHYWWKIYGPTFLIWFGPTPRLTVAEPELVREIFLTRAEAFDRYEAHPVVRQLEGDGLVSLHGDKWALHRRVLTNAFYPDNLNVRASLTGRAASLCSALLGSPAGAVCLTRAFFGSLQRLVPHVGRSVAALAEKWRAMAAAAASGEVEVDVAEWFQVVTEEAITRATFGRSYDDGRAVFAMQGRLMAYASEAFRKVLVPGYRFLPTKKNWQSWKLDREIRRSLTRLIARRSAEAEAEEEEEVQAAGQSGGVFRDLLGAMINAGERKTPAAIPVSDMLEECKTFFFAGKQTTTNLLAWATVLLAMHPEWQERARREVLDVCGPDELPSKEHLPRLKTLGMIINETLRLYPPAVATIRRAKTDVRLSDGCLIPRDTELLIPIMAIHHDARFWGPDAAQFNPARFACGTARAAKHPLAFVPFGLGSRMCIGQNLARLEAKLTVAVLLQRFEMKASPNYVHAPTVLMLLYPQYGAPVIFRPRPAPAASS from the exons ATGGGGGAGCAGGAGATGGACGCGGGCGGCGCGGGCTGGCTGTCGTGGCGAGCGGCGGCGGTCGCCGTGGCCGCGTGGCTGGCGCTGCACGTGGCCGCGCGCGTGGCGGACGCGCTGTGGTTGCGGCCCCGTCGCCTAGAGGCGCACTTCGCGGCGCAGGGCGTGCGAGGCCCGCCGTACCGGTTCCTACTGGGGTCCGTGAAGGAGATGGTGGGGCTCATGGCGGAGGCCTCGTCCAAGCCCATGTCGCCGCCAACCTCCCACAACGCGCTGCCCCGCGTGCTCGCCTTCTACCACTACTGGTGGAAGATCTACG GACCGACCTTCTTGATCTGGTTCGGGCCGACGCCGCGCCTGACGGTAGCGGAGCCGGAGCTGGTGCGCGAGATCTTCCTCACGCGCGCGGAGGCGTTCGACCGCTACGAGGCGCACCCCGTCGTGCGCCAGCTCGAGGGCGACGGCCTCGTCAGCCTCCACGGCGACAAGTGGGCGCTCCACCGCCGCGTCCTCACCAATGCCTTCTACCCGGACAACCTCAACGTAAGAGCTAGCCTAACAGGCCGCGCCGCGTCGCTCTGCTCTGCTCTTCTTGGTTCGCCGGCCGGTGCGGTGTGCCTGACGCGCGCCTTCTTTGGTTCTTTGCAGCGGCTGGTGCCCCACGTCGGCCGGTCGGTGGCGGCGCTGGCGGAGAAGTGGCGCGccatggcggccgccgccgcgagcGGCGAGGTGGAGGTGGACGTCGCGGAGTGGTTCCAGGTGGTCACGGAGGAGGCCATCACGCGCGCCACCTTCGGGCGCAGCTACGACGACGGCCGCGCCGTGTTCGCCATGCAGGGCCGCCTGATGGCCTACGCCTCCGAGGCCTTCCGCAAGGTCCTCGTCCCCGGCTACCG GTTCTTGCCCACCAAGAAGAACTGGCAGTCGTGGAAGCTTGACAGGGAGATACGGCGGAGCCTGACCCGGCTCATCGCCCGGCGCagcgccgaggccgaggccgaggaggaggaggaggttcaGGCGGCCGGCCAATCCGGCGGCGTCTTCCGCGACCTTCTCGGCGCCATGATCAATGCCGGCGAGAGGAAGACCCCGGCGGCGATCCCGGTGTCGGACATGCTGGAGGAATGCAAGACGTTCTTCTTCGCCGGGAAGCAGACGACGACGAACCTCCTGGCCTGGGCCACCGTGCTCCTGGCCATGCACCCGGAGTGGCAAGAGCGCGCCCGCCGCGAGGTCCTCGACGTCTGCGGCCCCGACGAGCTCCCCTCCAAGGAGCACCTCCCGAGGCTCAAGACG CTGGGCATGATCATCAACGAGACGCTGCGGCTGTACCCGCCGGCGGTGGCCACGATCCGGCGCGCCAAGACGGACGTCCGGCTCTCCGACGGGTGCCTGATCCCGCGCGACACGGAGCTGCTGATCCCGATCATGGCAATCCACCACGACGCGCGGTTCTGGGGCCCCGACGCGGCCCAGTTCAACCCGGCCCGGTTCGCCTGCGGCACGGCCAGGGCCGCCAAGCACCCGCTGGCGTTCGTCCCGTTCGGGCTGGGCTCCCGGATGTGCATCGGCCAGAACCTGGCCCGCCTGGAGGCCAAGCTCACCGTGGCCGTCCTGCTGCAGCGGTTCGAGATGAAGGCGTCCCCGAACTACGTCCACGCGCCGACCGTCCTCATGCTCCTCTACCCGCAGTACGGCGCGCCGGTGATCTTCCGGCCACGTCCGGCGCCGGCAGCCTCATCATAG